In Rhodococcus rhodochrous, a single genomic region encodes these proteins:
- a CDS encoding NYN domain-containing protein gives MSDTPASFKLVVDLYNVLDGMVSVLPWGRPSNTVDLNMGRMADVIAAKSNRPIRFDEITVHMGVCDPGRHPQRYATERAMIRQWQLDPRVSVRSRPSAFDPVTGTYTEKGVDTAIALDLCTSQGSGRFDGVVLFSADGDFEPALEQAYRAPGATVQLARWAGQPSRLWLPGEKLWCFYLDEADLARCSVPCTTWGIA, from the coding sequence GTGAGTGATACCCCTGCGTCCTTCAAGCTCGTCGTCGATCTGTACAACGTGCTGGACGGCATGGTCAGCGTACTTCCCTGGGGTCGACCCAGCAACACCGTCGACCTGAACATGGGCCGGATGGCCGACGTCATCGCCGCCAAATCGAACCGGCCGATCCGCTTCGACGAGATCACCGTCCACATGGGGGTGTGCGACCCCGGCCGCCACCCCCAGCGGTACGCCACCGAACGGGCGATGATCCGGCAATGGCAACTCGATCCCCGGGTGAGTGTCCGCAGCCGCCCCAGCGCGTTCGATCCCGTCACCGGCACCTATACCGAGAAGGGCGTCGATACCGCGATCGCGTTGGATCTGTGCACCTCTCAAGGGTCCGGCCGCTTCGACGGGGTCGTGCTGTTCAGCGCCGACGGCGACTTCGAGCCGGCACTGGAACAGGCCTACCGGGCGCCGGGTGCGACCGTGCAGCTGGCACGATGGGCCGGCCAACCCAGCCGACTGTGGCTGCCGGGCGAGAAACTGTGGTGCTTTTATCTCGACGAAGCCGATCTCGCCCGGTGCTCGGTTCCGTGCACCACCTGGGGCATCGCATGA